The following are encoded together in the Coffea arabica cultivar ET-39 chromosome 1c, Coffea Arabica ET-39 HiFi, whole genome shotgun sequence genome:
- the LOC113717619 gene encoding uncharacterized protein isoform X5 has translation MANPPNVELEAAKFLHKLIQDSTDEPTKLATKLYVILQHMKSSGKENSMPYQVISRAMETVIKQNGLDIEALMSSRLPLAAGPQAGESGSSHVAGSSQRTGVIKDPKSSLTANEMSKTDSYSSGVSLVGPTAAGHDIYQGSANMMGGAGKVRGLTPGATASYQPVEAGMSVPMQFASSSFANQGFAAKMNKDGMEAFAAAPSMDLYAGKNIAGKIMEHEGTSLPIPNKLNQGAIPSNVPETSMIPSSALRDTGKSPVAQAPVSGLPFKEHHLKQLRAQCLVFLAFRNGLMPKKLHLEIALGNFFPKEEGARKEMIDHKGKELSVNEPTTGVLDNTRGALSTGPQAGGNFLKDADNNASMKEDKSGYHAMPSEHAEDSRQHSALRRRLEAEMPKQETSESQASSLRAQETDTEEEDAPANADRPPSPKYTTSEKWILDRQKRKLLNEKMWALKQQKTEQKKIAVCSAKLRASASFRQSSDLSFWESVSSSEDIFAKTKSVIELKKLQLLELQRRLRSDILNDFFKPIAPEMDRLKSIKKHRIGRRSKQLERYEQKMKEERQKRIRERQKEFFSEVEVHRERLEDVFKMKRERWKGFNKYVREFHKRKERIHREKIDRIQREKINLLKINDVEGYLRMVQDAKSDRVKQLLKETEKYLQKLGTKLQEAKSISRRFETDVDESRTATTVEKNEISVENEDETDQAKHYLESNEKYYMIAHSVKENVLEQPTILVGGKLREYQMNGLRWLVSLYNNQLNGILADEMGLGKTVQVISLMCYLMETKYDRGPFLVVVPSSVLPGWESEISFWAPGIHKIVYSGPPEERRRLFKEQIVHQKFNVLLTTYEYLMNKHDKPKLSKIQWRYIIIDEGHRIKNASCKLNADLKHYRSNHRLLLTGTPLQNNLEELWALLNFLLPNIFNSSEDFSQWFNKPFESNGDNSPDEALLSEEENLLIINRLHQVLRPFVLRRLKHKVENQLPEKIERLIRCEASAYQKLLMKRVEENLGAIGTSKARSVHNSVMELRNICNHPYLSQLHVEEVHDWIPKHYLPTIIRLCGKLEMLDRLLPKLKATDHRVLLFSTMTRLLDVMEDYLYWKQYKYLRLDGHTSGGDRGALIEQFNQPGSPFFIFLLSIRAGGVGVNLQAADTVIIFDTDWNPQVDLQAQARAHRIGQKRDVLVLRLETVQTVEEQVRASAEHKLGVANQSITAGFFDNNTSAEDRREYLESLLRECKKEEASPVLGDDALNDLIARSESEIDIFESVDKKRREEEMGAWRKLFIESGAEDRECLPPLPSRLLTDDDLKLFYEAMKISEAPPQVVASNSGMKRKSDYLGGLDTRQYGRGKRAREVRSYEEQWTEEEFEKMCQADSPGSPQVKEEIIEKKLSAVISDCVMLTGETQAQMPQQPLNPIVQPAAEPSKEVTPPSKRGRGRPRRTPTTTELLPSPGALLASSGVQPMNAMPKTENVSCSQVVSLSEGLQDLAPENSFTVTVQQIVVGSDPGVQSVSLPPVTPAVPPTTLPCPSTPVQGRGRGRKAQSAGEAPRRRGKRLNTVVVPSPTLTAISKPEFETLVEGASSSLRACNPDPASQPSNAVHNTEKRTLVSHVPLLSSSAMSKSDLGSQEVSVLNSTMPVSDAFPCSLVMAAPNSSSIPTDAFPSSLVTAGVTQQDPLARTALAVNPVPAPPFPSVISGSQSTALAHPAPARGRGRGCKAQSGAEAPRRRGKRQNLQTPVSFEVSIDQDPRSVEPPEKKSRVSVGRRPTTRNKQEHDGLKQANVSVPSQSITDSVIGKFDTRPENGAQKPTDITQLDASKNFVDSVGPLVDNKQDNGVLKPVNIVQTVASQGSAEPSSDEMNKDHENQTQDKTNSILSNASQNMKYLPMGQVCDGKPESEVRLINSGNSDASRVFTDPPTIKEGKDETESEGRRLKDIQLDLSTGFGDSSVASISQYKQGNTAEKEMNIILSDPCQSREDGTPAQASEAEDNRTDKSACDVEADASQFIADPSRGHRQESEAEGQANTGQMVASQSFLDPAGVQVNTSVQKNDAPIVDNVVELDSSQNIAYSPAVEVQDNQGTEAQKDIDIQLETAAILSGSVPIIESADDRCCCEHRKEVEDEMEEENRTDTSACDVESHASQFIADPSRGRGQEREAEGQTNTGQTDACQSVLDPAVVQVNASLQKNDSPIVDNVVESDSPRNIADPLDVEFQDNQGTEAQKDTDIQSDTTAILSGSVPIIESAGDRCRSERGKEVGYEMEEVESSFLDLHPTISASVTPVSGLLHRSVDQAKTEEQVAKDSFPDPGCVSAPPTKENAARDKNVALKKSDDFCAELETKKEEIEAGVNDFLALKPEVDAKILLQENSHSLVVVEPIVVASSSSVCNPENQSGEEHAKSKFLDDSVVSDPGLTENTIYSDKGADNPLLLMSSDSDPLTLNDQRCDGKTCATVPTFASMGSSGAVVMSENPSGKLSDGEVEQTSDLLEEGTTAPDSEILEDISEIHSKKTFPEENKKQDNLLSQDSVSVLFSAENVASVLDNAQNKSQDICQNVDGNDPESKGSGLDEVIVFKHEFTRAGEIKQKDSAFDGPQTSDLLNEAIAASDSGALTEISHCDKIATDQYEKQDTVPCQDSISVVSSIENVVSVVDQAPENSQDTCQKEDGNDLKRKATGLVEVSVLKNELTMTLETSSQTLRASEVAPVLDTTVKETRNQATEEDANGWGSKDSSVMESVVPKPEVSEVEACPGKADAEGLQSRGCFVESANAPVSMYGIANSQSLVQNTSPTRSSLEIEELVADLPNEECVKEADDQFQVGQVGTTITEAFVPAPDSGDFVSKSSSMIATELREDFEVKKSSITCDGTTEEKSDFQASEDYATEVLETKNMEVEPDASLVFETFKGIEERVVSNAEINVTSHSPNEGKSENLVDSKIIEEKPVKDIDREVTEFTVQTSNLKDDLPEMAEVVCDSRTDDSGKHESQDSILEKDSATTAVVSGAQTLEEMTSSTCLVLETNRLNGNNEQSENEADLQHFEEIIPINISKEVSVSSMKSVNLIDALPEMAVGEDDSKLADSEILAATDHILENVSVSTLEATRVQNLEETTPSTILVLETEGLVVQPPKNNCDEQSDKDIEMVDGSVPDLSASSIAAAECCEIDTKSATNLLENMVDSIQGAEEEASLPLEIASQDVTPAEVAEKSEIGSGRNFVAEAHGSENAEMDDTLVAAAEASEPKPYVDLGTTESKDASTNMENMAGCRHNIEEEAPQAPPSLEIASEDVTPAEALADKSEVGSGRDDDDEVKGSKRAELVKVVVTDAEASELQPCMDAGAPENKDGSANLLENRVNSRHRSEDEASSSLEIASQDATPAEFLAEKSEIGSGGDFVAGVQRSGRTQLDKTVVADAETSETQPHTYGEASESEDSSASLLDKIVDSRQSIGEEASLSSVMASQDVTPAEGFVENSENGCGRESVAAVQGTSSAELDKTVVAYTEASGPQPCTNQGASESKDGLQQLVEEYSDMASDM, from the exons ATGGCGAATCCACCTAATGTGGAGCTGGAAGCGGCAAAATTCTTGCATAAACTTATTCAAGACTCTACAGATGAGCCAACAAAGCTGGCAACAAAGCTTTATGTG ATTTTGCAACACATGAAATCTAGTGGGAAGGAGAATTCAATGCCCTACCAAGTAATATCAAG GGCCATGGAGACTGTGATTAAGCAAAATGGCCTTGACATTGAAGCTTTAATGTCATCAAGGCTCCCTCTCGCTGCTGGACCACAAGCAGGAGAATCTGGATCATCCCATGTTGCAG GTTCTTCACAGAGGACGGGGGTTATAAAGGACCCCAAGTCAAGCTTGACTGCAAATGAGATGTCTAAAACTGATTCCTATAGCTCAGGCGTGTCGCTTGTTGGTCCAACTGCTGCTGGGCATGATATATATCAAGGATCAGCCAATATGATGG GTGGAGCTGGCAAGGTACGTGGACTGACACCTGGTGCTACTGCTTCATATCAGCCAGTAGAAGCAGGGATGTCAGTACCTATGCAGTTTGCAAGTTCTTCATTTGCTAATCAGGGTTTTGCTGCAAAGATGAATAAGGATGGAATGGAAGCTTTTGCAGCTGCACCATCAATGGATCTTTATGCAGGCAAGAACATTGCTGGAAAGATAATGGAACATGAAGGAACCAGTCTACCTATTCCTAATAAGTTAAATcag GGGGCAATTCCAAGTAACGTTCCAGAAACAAGTATGATACCAAGTTCAGCTTTAAGAGATACTGGAAAATCTCCTGTTGCTCAGGCTCCTGTTTCTGGCTTGCCTTTTAAGGAACATCATCTGAAACAGCTTAGAGCTCAATGCCTTGTGTTTTTAGCTTTCAG AAATGGTTTGATGCCGAAGAAACTTCATCTTGAAATTGCTCTTGGAAACTTCTTCCCTAAAGAAG AAGGAGCTCGCAAAGAAATGATTGATCATAAAGGGAAAGAGCTGTCTGTTAATGAACCGACAACTGgagtgcttgataacacaaggGGTGCACTTTCTACAGGGCCTCAAGCAGgaggaaattttttaaaagatgCCGATAATAATGCAAGCATGAAGGAAGATAAAAGTGGTTACCATGCCATGCCATCTGAACATGCTGAAGATAGCAGACAGCATTCAGCTTTAAGAAGGAGATTGGAGGCTGAAATGCCAAAGCAAGAAACATCAGAATCACAGGCATCTTCACTCAGAG CACAAGAAACTGATacagaagaggaagatgctccTGCAAATGCTGATAGGCCTCCATCTCCAAAGTATACAACATCAGAAAAATGGATATTGGATCGACAGAAAAGGAAACTTCTCAATGAGAAAATGTGGGCATTGAAACAGCAGAAAACAGAGCAGAAAAAGATTGCTGTTTGTTCTGCCAAGCTAAGG GCGTCAGCTTCTTTCCGTCAAAGTTCAGATTTGAGTTTCTGG GAAAGTGTGAGTTCATCTgaagatatttttgcaaaaacaAAAAGTGTGATTGAATTGAAGAAGCTTCAGTTATTGGAATTGCAACGTCGTCTTCGGAG TGACATTTTGAATGACTTTTTCAAACCAATAGCACCTGAAATGGACCGTCTCAAGTCGATCAAAAAACATAGAATTGGAAGGAGATCAAAACAACTTGAGAGGTATGAACAGAAAATGAAGGAAGAGCGACAAAAGAGAATTCGTGAGAGGCAGAAGGAATTCTTCAGCGAAGTAGAGGTTCATAG GGAAAGACTGGAAGATGTATTCAAAATGAAAAGAGAACGCTGGAAAGGTTTCAACAAGTATGTGAGGGAATTCCATAAGAGGAAGGAACGCATACATCGAGAGAAGATTGATAGGATCCAGCGTGAGAAGattaatttattaaaaatcaatGACGTTGAGGGGTATCTTCGGATGGTCCAG GATGCCAAATCAGATCGTGTAAAACAACTACTTAAAGAGACTGAAAAATATCTTCAAAAGCTTGGAACCAAACTGCAGGAAGCAAAGTCAATATCAAGAAGATTTGAGACCGATGTAGATGAGAGCAGAACAGCTACTACTGTGGAGAAAAATGAGATTTCAGTTGAGAATGAAGATGAAACAGACCAAGCAAAG CATTACTTGGAAAGCAATGAGAAATACTATATGATTGCTCACAG TGTAAAAGAGAATGTATTGGAGCAGCCTACCATTCTTGTGGGTGGGAAATTAAGAGA aTACCAAATGAATGGGCTTAGGTGGCTGGTTTCACTTTACAACAACCAATTGAATGGTATTCTTGCTGATGAAATGGGCCTTGGTAAAACTGTTCAG GTTATTTCTCTTATGTGTTACCTCATGGAGACTAAATATGATAGAGGACCCTTTTTAGTAGTTGTGCCTTCTTCTGTGCTACCTGGTTGGGAGTCAGAAATTAGCTTCTGGGCACCAGGCATCCACAAAATTGTGTATTCTGGACCACCAGAGGAGCGGCGTAGGCTATTTAA GGAACAAATTGTTCATCAGAAATTTAATGTTCTATTGACGACATATGAGTATTTGATGAACAAGCATGACAAGCCAAAACtgagcaaaatacaatggcgtTATATCATCATCGATGAAGGGCATCGTATAAAGAATGCTTCCTGCAAGTTGAATGCGGACTTGAAGCACTACAGAAGTAATCATAGATTGCTGTTGACTGGAACTCCGCTGCAG AACAATCTTGAGGAGCTATGGGCACTGCTCAACTTCTTGCTGCCAAATATTTTTAATTCTTCAGAGGACTTCTCCCAGTGGTTTAACAAACCTTTTGAGAGTAATGGCGACAATTCTCCTGATGAG GCTTTACTATCTGAGGAAGAGAATCTTTTGATCATAAATCGCCTTCATCAAGTTTTACGTCCATTTGTCCTTCGGCGATTGAAGCACAAG GTTGAAAATCAGTTGCCTGAGAAGATTGAGAGATTGATTAGGTGTGAAGCATCTGCCTATCAGAAACTTTTAATGAAGAGGGTAGAAGAGAATCTTGGTGCAATTGGAACATCAAAG GCCCGATCGGTGCATAACTCTGTGATGGAGCTCCGGAACATCTGCAATCACCCCTACCTTAGTCAACTTCATGTAGAAGAG GTTCATGACTGGATACCGAAGCATTATCTGCCAACCATTATAAGACTTTGTGGGAAGCTTGAGATGCTAGATCGCTTATTGCCCAAACTAAAGGCAACTGATCATCGG GTTCTTCTCTTCTCAACAATGACTAGGCTGCTTGATGTCATGGAGGACTATCTTTACTGGAAGCAATATAAGTATCTACGCTTAGACGGACACACATCTGGAGGGGATCGAGGAGCGCTGATTGAGCAGTTCAATCAACCTGGTTctccattttttatatttttacttAG TATTCGAGCTGGAGGTGTTGGGGTTAATCTCCAAGCTGCTGATACTGTGATAATTTTTGACACAGATTGGAATCCTCAG GTTGATCTGCAAGCACAGGCAAGAGCTCATAGGATTGGACAAAAGAGAGATGTTCTTGTTCTTCGACTTGAAACG GTTCAAACTGTAGAGGAACAAGTAAGAGCTTCAGCAGAACACAAACTAGGAGTTGCAAATCAGAGCATCACTGCCGGCTTTTTTGATAATAATACCAG TGCAGAAGATAGAAGAGAATACTTGGAGTCCCTTCTGCGGGagtgcaagaaggaagaagctTCACCTGTTTTGGGTGATGATGCTTTGAATGATCTTATAGCCCGCAG TGAATCAGAAATTGATATATTTGAATCGGTTGACAAAAAAAGGCGAGAAGAAGAGATG GGGGCGTGGAGGAAGCTGTTTATAGAGAGTGGGGCTGAAGATCGTGAGTGCTTACCTCCCTTGCCTTCTCGACTTCTCACTGATGACGACCTCAAATTATTCTATGAAGCAATGAAGATATCTGAAGCACCACCACAAGTGGTGGCTTCTAATAGTGGAATGAAAAGGAAGAGTGATTACCTTGGGGGCCTTGATACTCGCCAGTATGGAAGAGGAAAACGAGCGAGAGAG GTACGATCCTATGAAGAGCAATGGACTGAGGAAGAATTTGAAAAAATGTGCCAAGCTGATTCACCAGGATCCCCTCAAGTGAAGGAGGAGATCATAGAAAAGAAATTGTCAGCCGTTATTAGTGACTGTGTCATGTTGACTGGTGAAACACAGGCACAGATGCCACAGCAACCACTGAACCCTATTGTTCAGCCAGCGGCAGAACCAAGCAAAGAGGTAACTCCACCATCTAAACGCGGACGTGGTAGGCCAAGAAGAACACCAACTACTACGGAATTATTGCCCTCTCCAGGGGCTCTTCTAGCATCTTCTGGAGTACAACCAATGAATGCTATGCCCAAGACGGAAAATGTCTCCTGCTCTCAGGTGGTTTCTCTTTCTGAAGGTTTGCaagatttggctcctgagaacaGCTTCACTGTGACTGTCCAGCAAATTGTCGTGGGAAGTGATCCTGGAGTGCAGTCAGTTTCTCTACCTCCTGTTACTCCTGCAGTTCCGCCTACTACTCTTCCGTGCCCTTCCACACCTGTACAAGGAAGGGGCCGAGGTCGTAAGGCACAATCTGCTGGAGAAGCCCCAAGACGTAGAGGTAAGAGACTGAATACTGTAGTTGTTCCTTCTCCAACACTGACAGCAATAAGCAAGCCTGAGTTTGAGACCCTGGTAGAAGGAGCTTCAAGCTCTTTGAGAGCCTGTAATCCTGATCCTGCATCTCAACCTTCAAATGCGGTACACAATACTGAAAAACGGACTCTGGTTTCACATGTTCCTCTTCTGTCATCTTCTGCGATGAGCAAATCAGACTTGGGATCTCAAGAAGTGTCTGTTTTGAACTCAACAATGCCAGTTTCTGATGCTTTTCCCTGCTCTTTGGTTATGGCTGCTCCAAATTCCTCAAGTATACCTACTGATGCTTTTCCTAGTTCTTTGGTCACTGCTGGTGTTACTCAACAAGATCCCCTTGCAAGGACTGCTCTTGCTGTTAATCCAGTCCCAGCTCCTCCTTTTCCTTCTGTTATTTCTGGTTCACAGTCTACTGCCCTTGCCCATCCTGCACCAGCGCGAGGCAGAGGACGAGGCTGCAAGGCTCAAAGTGGAGCAGAGGCACCTAGACGCAGAGGAAAGAGACAGAATCTTCAAACACCTGTTTCTTTTGAAGTATCAATTGATCAGGATCCAAGATCAGTTGAACCTCCTGAAAAAAAATCCAGGGTGTCTGTTGGGAGGAGGCCCACCACGAGAAATAAGCAGGAGCATGATGGTTTGAAACAGGCAAATGTCTCGGTTCCTTCCCAAAGTATTACTGATTCTGTGATTGGAAAATTTGATACTAGGCCAGAAAATGGGGCTCAAAAACCAACGGACATTACCCAGTTAGATGCATCTAAAAACTTTGTGGATTCTGTTGGACCCCTTGTTGATAATAAGCAGGATAATGGAGTTTTGAAACCAGTTAATATTGTTCAAACAGTTGCATCTCAAGGCAGTGCAGAACCTTCTTCCGATGAAATGAATAAAGATCATGAGAATCAAACTCAAGATAAAACCAATTCTATACTGTCAAATGCATCTCAAAACATGAAGTATCTTCCTATGGGTCAAGTTTGTGATGGTAAACCAGAAAGTGAAGTGAGACTAATAAACAGCGGCAACTCTGATGCATCCAGGGTATTTACTGATCCTCCCACGAttaaagaaggtaaagatgagaCAGAAAGTGAAGGTAGGAGACTTAAAGATATCCAATTGGATTTATCTACTGGATTTGGGGATTCTTCAGTCGCAAGCATAAGCCAGTATAAACAGGGGAATACAGCTGAGAAAGAGATGAACATTATACTGTCTGATCCATGTCAGAGCAGAGAAGATGGTACCCCAGCCCAAGCTAGTGAGGCGGAGGATAACAGAACCGATAAATCAGCTTGTGATGTTGAGGCTGATGCATCTCAGTTCATTGCAGATCCTTCCAGGGGACACAGGCAGGAGAGTGAAGCCGAGGGGCAAGCAAATACCGGTCAAATGGTTGCATCTCAAAGTTTTTTAGATCCTGCTGGAGTACAAGTTAATACTAGTGTGCAAAAGAATGATGCTCCCATAGTGGATAATGTTGTGGAATTGGATTCATCTCAAAATATTGCATATTCCCCAGCTGTTGAGGTCCAGGATAATCAGGGAACAGAAGCTCAGAAGGACATTGATATTCAATTGGAAACTGCTGCTATACTTTCTGGATCAGTTCCCATAATTGAGAGTGCAGATGATAGGTGTTGCTGTGAACATAGGAAGGAAGTTGAGGATGAGATGGAAGAGGAGAACAGAACTGATACATCAGCTTGTGATGTTGAGTCTCATGCATCTCAGTTCATTGCAGATCCTTCCAGGGGACGGGGGCAGGAGAGAGAAGCTGAGGGGCAAACAAATACTGGTCAAACGGATGCATGTCAAAGTGTCTTAGATCCTGCTGTTGTACAAGTTAATGCAAGTTTGCAAAAGAATGATTCTCCCATAGTGGATAATGTTGTGGAATCAGATTCACCTCGAAACATTGCAGATCCCTTAGATGTTGAGTTCCAGGATAATCAGGGAACTGAAGCTCAGAAAGACACTGATATTCAGTCAGATACTACTGCTATACTTTCTGGGTCAGTTCCCATAATTGAGAGTGCAGGTGATAGATGTCGCAGTGAACGTGGGAAGGAAGTTGGGTATGAGATGGAAGAGGTGGAGAGCTCCTTTTTGGATCTACATCCAACTATTTCAGCTTCAGTCACCCCAGTTTCTGGTCTTTTGCACAGATCTGTTGATCAAGCTAAAACTGAGGAACAGGTTGCAAAAGATTCTTTTCCGGATCCAGGCTGTGTGTCAGCTCCGCCAACAAAGGAAAATGCAGCTCGAGATAAAAACGTTGCTTTGAAAAAGTCTGATGATTTCTGTGCAGaacttgaaactaaaaaagaagaaatcgaGGCAGGTGTAAATGATTTTCTTGCCTTAAAGCCTGAGGTGGATGCGAAAATTCtcttgcaagaaaattcacattctTTGGTGGTGGTTGAACCGATTGTTGTAGCCTCAAGCTCTAGTGTGTGCAATCCTGAAAATCAATCAGGTGAGGAGCATGCAAAAAGTAAGTTTCTGGATGATTCCGTTGTTTCAGACCCTGGATTGACTGAGAATACAATTTACTCTGACAAAGGTGCAGACAACCCACTTTTGCTGATGTCAAGTGATTCAGACCCTTTGACACTGAATGATCAAAGGTGTGATGGTAAGACTTGTGCAACTGTACCAACTTTTGCATCGATGGGTTCAAGTGGTGCAGTTGTTATGTCTGAAAATCCAAGTGGAAAGCTTAGTGATGGAGAAGTTGAGCAAACCTCAGATTTATTGGAAGAGGGAACAACTGCTCCTGAttctgaaattttggaggataTATCTGAGATTCATTCTAAGAAAACATTCCCAGAAGAGAACAAGAAGCAAGACAATCTTCTGAGTCAGGATTCTGTTTCAGTTTTATTTTCTGCTGAGAATGTGGCTTCTGTACTGGATAATGCTCAAAATAAGTCACAGGATATATGTCAAAATGTAGATGGAAATGATCCAGAGAGCAAAGGCTCTGGTTTGGATGAGGTCATCGTGTTCAAGCATGAGTTCACTCGTGCTGGGGAAATCAAGCAAAAGGATTCTGCTTTTGATGGACCCCAAACCTCAGATTTGTTGAACGAGGCAATAGCTGCTTCTGATTCTGGGGCTTTGACAGAGATATCTCATTGTGATAAAATTGCCACAGATCAGTATGAGAAGCAAGACACTGTTCCGTGTCAGGATTCGATTTCAGTTGTATCTTCTATTGAGAATGTGGTTTCTGTTGTGGATCAAGCTCCAGAAAACTCACAGGACACATGTCAAAAGGAAGATGGAAATGACCTTAAGAGGAAAGCTACTGGTTTGGTCGAGGTTTCTGTATTAAAGAATGAGTTGACCATGACACTGGAAACTTCATCTCAAACTCTGAGAGCTTCAGAAGTGGCTCCGGTATTAGATACTACTGTAAAAGAAACTAGGAATCAGGCCACAGAAGAGGATGCTAATGGATGGGGGAGTAAAGATTCATCTGTAATGGAGTCTGTTGTTCCTAAGCCTGAGGTGTCAGAGGTTGAAGCTTGTCCTGGGAAAGCAGATGCTGAAGGGCTTCAAAGCAGAGGCTGTTTTGTGGAGAGTGCCAATGCTCCTGTTTCAATGTATGGCATAGCAAATAGCCAATCTTTGGTTCAAAATACATCCCCCACCCGTTCATCTCTTGAAATTGAAGAACTGGTAGCTGATCTTCCAAATGAAGAATGTGTGAAAGAGGCTGATGATCAATTTCAGGTGGGACAGGTTGGAACAACTATAACTGAGGCTTTTGTTCCAGCACCTGATAGCGGTGATTTTGTTAGTAAATCATCATCAATGATTGCTACTGAGCTAAGAGAGGATTTTGAGGTGAAAAAATCTTCAATTACTTGTGATGGAACAACTGAAGAGAAGTCTGATTTTCAAGCTAGTGAAGATTATGCAACTGAAGTGCTAGAGACCAAGAATATGGAGGTTGAACCAGATGCAAGCCTTGTATTTGAGACCTTTAAGGGCATAGAAGAGAGGGTTGTTTCAAATGCTGAAATAAATGTCACCAGTCATAGTCCCAATGAaggaaaatctgaaaatttggTTGACTCCAAAATTATCGAAGAAAAGCCTGTGAAGGATATTGATAGAGAAGTTACTGAATTTACCGTGCAGACTAGCAACTTGAAGGATGATCTGCCTGAGATGGCTGAGGTTGTTTGTGATTCTAGAACAGATGATTCAGGAAAACATGAAAGCCAAGACAGCATACTAGAAAAGGACTCTGCTACAACTGCTGTGGTAAGTGGTGCTCAAACTTTGGAGGAAATGACATCCTCAACTTGTTTAGTGCTCGAGACAAACAGACTTAATGGTAATAATGAGCAATCTGAAAATGAGGCAGACTTGCAACATTTTGAAGAAATCATTCCAATTAATATTAGTAAAGAGGTCAGTGTATCCTCTATGAAGAGTGTTAATTTGATTGATGCTCTACCAGAGATGGCTGTGGGTGAAGATGATTCTAAACTAGCTGATTCTGAGATACTTGCAGCCACTGACCACATTCTAGAAAATGTTTCTGTTTCAACACTTGAGGCAACTAGAGTGCAAAATTTGGAGGAAACAACACCATCAACCATTTTAGTGCTTGAGACAGAAGGTTTAGTTGTTCAGCCTCCGAAAAATAACTGCGATGAGCAATCTGACAAAGATATTGAAATGGTAGATGGAAGTGTCCCTGATTTAAGCGCATCTTCCATTGCAGCAGCCGAGTGTTGTGAAATTGATACCAAGTCTGCCACTAATTTGCTGGAGAATATGGTTGATTCCATACAGGGTGCTGAGGAAGAAGCATCTCTGCCCTTGGAAATAGCTAGTCAAGATGTCACACCTGCTGAAGTGGCTGAGAAGTCCGAGATTGGATCTGGTAGAAATTTTGTAGCTGAAGCACATGGGAGCGAAAATGCTGAAATGGATGACACTCTGGTTGCTGCTGCTGAAGCTAGTGAACCTAAACCTTATGTGGACTTAGGGACAACTGAAAGTAAAGATGCTTCTACTAATATGGAGAACATGGCTGGTTGCAGACACAACATTGAGGAAGAAGCACCACAGGCACCTCCATCCTTGGAAATAGCTAGTGAAGATGTTACACCTGCTGAAGCTCTTGCAGACAAGTCTGAGGTAGGATCTGGAagagatgatgatgatgaagtaAAAGGCAGCAAAAGGGCTGAACTGGTCAAAGTAGTAGTTACAGATGCTGAAGCTAGTGAACTTCAACCTTGTATGGATGCTGGAGCACCTGAAAATAAAGATGGTTCTGCTAATTTGTTGGAGAACAGGGTTAATTCCAGACACAGGAGTGAGGACGAGGCATCCTCATCGTTGGAAATAGCTAGTCAGGATGCTACGCCTGCTGAATTTCTTGCGGAGAAGTCTGAGATTGGATCTGGAGGAGATTTTGTAGCTGGAGTACAAAGAAGTGGAAGGACTCAACTGGACAAAACTGTTGTTGCAGATGCTGAAACTAGTGAAACTCAACCTCACACTTATGGGGAAGCCTCTGAAAGTGAAGATAGTTCTGCTAGTTTGTTGGACAAAATAGTTGATTCCAGACAGAGCATTGGGGAAGAAGCTTCTTTGTCCTCAGTAATGGCTAGCCAAGATGTTACACCTGCTGAAGGTTTTGTGGAGAATTCTGAGAATGGATGTGGTAGAGAATCTGTAGCTGCTGTACAAGGGACCAGTAGTGCTGAACTGGACAAAACTGTTGTCGCATATACTGAAGCTAGTGGACCTCAACCTTGTACAAATCAGGGAGCATCTGAAAGTAAAGATGGTTTACAACAGCTTGTTGAAGAGTACTCGGACATGGCTAGTGATATGTAG